The following are encoded in a window of Acidobacteriota bacterium genomic DNA:
- a CDS encoding AAA family ATPase, with product MKIYELKIQRFRNLHDFKITFTEDITMLLGKNGSAKSNLIEAIATIFSEIELGVAPTFRYFLRYECQKHMVEIDAGYSQEDSFLVNVGEETIDYDNFVNEKATAQFAEEEIEDTEEATEESRVGYRKYRGLFPSNVIIYYSGQSDRLAKVCAQVKEKYEADLREGNDPQLRRVFLTDGSHSSLILFTFFADGGAWAKGFLHERLGITDLLSARLSLSRPHYLDTTERGYLPLMPNAESKYWFARGRVLETLKRLQQNSIPLRDFRKVSERELMESYQSGTPLSLEPVDRQYIQSSGQQRLHRLHFYFGASCQPEALCGQVLLENGFPLLLTNGSPLLLNSALRPKDLFQRLDDLRLDGYELRLHFRLKLERAKEPVSLTHLSEGEQQLLSVIGLLRFTKDNDTLFLLDEPDTHLNPQWSYEYKQMLEETMEGASGSQIIMATHDPVLIAGMTKGNVRLMERKGQAEAPDEAEWIIEARPPDEDPQGKGVARILESELFGLPSILDQDSLDKLEEKRRLAFKEGTLTEDEEARLDQLALETQDIDLTTHIEDPLYTHFVNAVVNHEDYLALKRHYASDTKFTALKRVSEKVREELLRQAQIASAKEEEEEE from the coding sequence ACTAAAAATCCAACGCTTCCGCAATCTGCACGATTTCAAGATCACGTTTACCGAAGACATCACGATGTTGCTCGGTAAAAACGGCTCGGCCAAATCCAATCTGATCGAAGCCATCGCCACTATATTTTCTGAAATTGAACTCGGTGTAGCGCCAACCTTCAGATACTTCCTTCGCTACGAGTGCCAGAAGCATATGGTTGAAATTGATGCGGGCTACAGCCAGGAAGACAGTTTCCTCGTCAACGTGGGCGAGGAAACTATTGATTACGATAATTTCGTGAACGAGAAGGCCACAGCCCAATTTGCTGAGGAAGAAATTGAGGACACCGAAGAGGCGACTGAAGAGAGCCGCGTTGGTTATAGAAAATACAGAGGTTTATTTCCATCAAACGTTATCATTTATTACTCGGGGCAGAGCGACAGACTGGCAAAGGTATGCGCTCAGGTCAAAGAAAAATATGAAGCGGACTTGCGCGAAGGCAACGATCCACAGTTGCGTCGAGTGTTTCTGACCGATGGGAGCCACAGCTCACTGATCCTGTTCACGTTTTTTGCTGATGGCGGAGCGTGGGCAAAGGGTTTTCTGCACGAACGGCTCGGTATTACTGATTTACTGTCTGCACGCTTGAGCCTCTCCCGTCCGCATTACTTGGACACCACAGAAAGAGGCTATCTGCCACTCATGCCTAACGCCGAATCGAAATACTGGTTCGCTAGAGGCAGAGTGCTGGAAACGTTGAAAAGATTGCAACAGAACAGCATTCCATTGCGCGACTTCAGAAAAGTTTCCGAGCGAGAGCTGATGGAGTCTTACCAATCGGGAACTCCATTGAGCCTGGAGCCTGTAGACAGGCAATATATTCAATCATCCGGACAGCAAAGACTTCACCGGCTGCATTTTTACTTTGGCGCATCCTGCCAACCGGAAGCGTTGTGTGGCCAGGTACTTTTGGAAAATGGCTTTCCGCTTCTGCTGACAAATGGAAGTCCCTTGTTGCTGAATTCCGCTCTTCGCCCCAAAGACCTTTTTCAGCGGCTTGATGATTTGCGCCTTGATGGATACGAATTGAGACTTCATTTCAGGCTCAAACTTGAAAGAGCGAAAGAGCCTGTCTCGCTTACCCATTTGAGCGAAGGCGAACAGCAGTTGCTGTCTGTCATCGGACTGTTGCGCTTCACCAAAGATAACGACACTCTATTTCTGCTGGACGAACCTGACACGCACCTGAATCCACAGTGGAGCTACGAATACAAACAGATGTTGGAAGAGACGATGGAAGGTGCAAGCGGCAGCCAAATCATCATGGCGACACACGATCCTGTGCTGATCGCCGGAATGACCAAAGGGAATGTACGACTGATGGAGCGGAAAGGCCAAGCCGAAGCGCCCGACGAAGCCGAATGGATCATTGAAGCACGCCCGCCGGACGAAGACCCACAAGGCAAAGGCGTGGCGAGGATTCTGGAAAGCGAATTATTTGGGTTGCCTTCGATTCTCGATCAAGACAGTTTGGACAAGCTAGAAGAAAAACGGCGGCTGGCTTTCAAGGAAGGAACACTGACTGAGGATGAGGAAGCGCGGCTCGATCAGCTTGCGCTGGAAACACAAGACATTGACCTGACGACACACATCGAAGACCCACTTTACACGCATTTCGTCAATGCCGTCGTCAACCACGAAGATTACCTTGCACTTAAAAGACATTATGCAAGTGATACGAAATTCACTGCGTTGAAACGTGTTTCTGAGAAAGTCCGTGAAGAGCTTTTACGCCAAGCTCAAATTGCCAGCGCAAAGGAGGAAGAAGAGGAGGAATGA